Within Streptomyces sp. SS1-1, the genomic segment TACACTTCTTCTGGCGATCCGGGTCACCGGGTCGACTTCGCACGCCCCGACACCCCGCCGGAAACGGTCGGTGTCAGCGCCCCTCGGTCCTTTGCGGCACGGCGCACGCGGGCGTCAGGCGCGGGAGCCGTCCGGTTCCCGCGGCACAACCGAGAACCAAGGAGAACACGGCCATGGCCGTCGTCACGATGCGGGAGCTGCTGGAGAGCGGCGTCCACTTCGGTCACCAGACCCGCCGTTGGAACCCGAAGATGAAGCGCTTCATCTTCACGGAGCGCAACGGCATCTACATCATCGACCTGCTCCAGTCGCTGTCGTACATCGACCGCGCCTACGAGTTCGTCAAGGAGACCGTCGCCCACGGCGGCACGGTCATGTTCGTCGGCACGAAGAAGCAGGCGCAGGAGGCCATCGCCGAGCAGGCCACCCGCGTCGGCATGCCCTACGTGAACCAGCGCTGGCTGGGCGGCATGCTCACCAACTTCTCGACCGTCTACAAGCGTCTGCAGCGCCTCAAGGAGCTCGAGCAGATCGACTTCGAGGACGTCGCCGCGTCGGGTCTGACCAAGAAGGAGCTCCTGGTCCTCTCGCGTGAGAAGGCCAAGCTCGAGAAGACCCTCGGTGGTATCCGCGAGATGCAGAAGGTGCCCAGCGCCGTCTGGATCGTGGACACCAAGAAGGAGCACATCGCGGTCGGCGAGGCCCGGAAGCTCAACATCCCGGTCGTCGCCATCCTCGACACCAACTGCGACCCCGACGAGGTCGACTACAAGATCCCGGGCAACGACGACGCGATCCGCTCCGTCACCCTGCTCACCCGCGTGATCGCCGACGCCGTCGCCGAGGGCCTCATCGCCCGCAGCGGTGTCGCCACCGAGGGCAAGGGCGAGAAGGCCGCCGGCGAGCCGCTGGCCGAGTGGGAGCGCGACCTGCTCGAGGGCGAGAAGAAGGCCGACGAGGCCCCGGCCGCCGCCGAGACCCCCGCC encodes:
- the rpsB gene encoding 30S ribosomal protein S2, coding for MAVVTMRELLESGVHFGHQTRRWNPKMKRFIFTERNGIYIIDLLQSLSYIDRAYEFVKETVAHGGTVMFVGTKKQAQEAIAEQATRVGMPYVNQRWLGGMLTNFSTVYKRLQRLKELEQIDFEDVAASGLTKKELLVLSREKAKLEKTLGGIREMQKVPSAVWIVDTKKEHIAVGEARKLNIPVVAILDTNCDPDEVDYKIPGNDDAIRSVTLLTRVIADAVAEGLIARSGVATEGKGEKAAGEPLAEWERDLLEGEKKADEAPAAAETPAAEAPAAEAPATEAPAADAPAAEGEQA